In Verrucomicrobiota bacterium, the genomic stretch CGCCGCAGGATTTGAAATACAAGGGGGATCCGACGCAGTTGACCATCGGCTACGGCAACGTGTTTCGCGAACACGTCACCGTGCACCGCTCCAACACGGGGTCGGAGGACACCACTATCGGGTCGAACAACTTCTTCATGGCCCACAGCCACGTCGGACACAACGCGAAGATCGGCAATCACGCGATCTTCGCCAACGGCGCCTTGCTTGGCGGCCACGTCGAGGTGGGTGATCGAGCGTTCATTTCCGGGAACTGTCTGGTCCACCAGTTCGTACGGGTGGGGATGCTGGCCTTGATGCAAGGCGGTTCGGCGGTGAGCAAAGATTTGCCGCCTTACACCGTGGCTCGCGGTGACAATACAATTTGCGGGCTTAACGTGGTAGGCCTCCGGCGGGCCGGTTTCACAAGCGAACAACGCCTGGAATTGAAGCGCCTCTACCACGTGCTGTTTCGGCGGACAGGGAGTTTGAAAGCGGCGCTCGAAGCTGTGACCGCAGAGTTCCGAAACGAATGGAGCCGCGTTCTGATCGACTTTGTGGCTGCGGCGAAGCGCGGGGTGTGCGCCGATCGTCGAATTTCCGAAAGCGCAGAGGTGGTTTAACCGCGGGTTTTGATCCGGTTGCGGCGGCAGTCGAGGTCAGGAGGCCCACTTTTTTCAGTTGAAGCCACGGACACCTTCCGTCAGCGGGGTATGACAAAATCTGTGAGCCGATGTCTAACCAACAAGAACGGCGCGCATTGCGCCGTCGGCGAAAACCTTTGACTTGAAGTTTTGAAAGAAGATAATGCATTGCACCTGACCGACCTATGGCCAAACTCGTTGTCCTAAGCGAAGGGCTCACCGGACGCACCTGTGAACTCAAATCCGAGAAAACCACCATCGGTCGCCTCGAAGACAACGCGTTCCAAATCGCCGAGCCTTCGGTTTCCAGCCATCATTGCGAAATCGTGCTCCGGGGGAACGACGTGGTCGTCCGGGATTTGAACTCAACGAACGGCACCTTCATCAGCGGCGAAAAGGTCACAGAAACGGTGCTGAAGCCGGGGCAAATTCTGCGCCTGGGCCAGGTGGAATTGCGGCTGGAGGCAGGCACCCCTCCGCCTTCCGGCAAAATCCCCCTCGACAAGACCCGCGTCATGCCCCAGGGCGTGAAGTTTGATCTCGAAGAGGGTCAAAAGCCGATCTTCGAGAAGGACTCCCCGTTTGCCAAGAAGAGCAATAAAACCGCGAAAGTCTTCATTGCGGTCGGCGTGCTGCTGGGGCTGATTATAATCGCCGCGCTCGTCTGGGCGCTGACGAACATCGGCGGGTAAGGGTCTGCTCAAAAATAACTTCGGGTTTTGGCGGGAGCGCCACCTGGCGGGATGCAAGGCGCAAGGAGGGAGCATCCCCTTCATGGGGCTTGTGACCGACGAGCAACGCCGCGGCCAGCCAGGCGCCGTCCCGCCCCTGCGAGCTGGGACGCTTTTGACTTCTGGCTTCGTTGCTCCTCAGTCACAGAGCGAGGG encodes the following:
- the lpxA gene encoding acyl-ACP--UDP-N-acetylglucosamine O-acyltransferase, yielding MEPRLADHQQDRLSQRNLLRPGLPEVGRVLIHPTAIIHPDAQIDARVTIGAYTVIDGGVRIGPGCWIGPHVHLTGQTTLGADNRFHAGCVIGEAPQDLKYKGDPTQLTIGYGNVFREHVTVHRSNTGSEDTTIGSNNFFMAHSHVGHNAKIGNHAIFANGALLGGHVEVGDRAFISGNCLVHQFVRVGMLALMQGGSAVSKDLPPYTVARGDNTICGLNVVGLRRAGFTSEQRLELKRLYHVLFRRTGSLKAALEAVTAEFRNEWSRVLIDFVAAAKRGVCADRRISESAEVV
- a CDS encoding FHA domain-containing protein; its protein translation is MAKLVVLSEGLTGRTCELKSEKTTIGRLEDNAFQIAEPSVSSHHCEIVLRGNDVVVRDLNSTNGTFISGEKVTETVLKPGQILRLGQVELRLEAGTPPPSGKIPLDKTRVMPQGVKFDLEEGQKPIFEKDSPFAKKSNKTAKVFIAVGVLLGLIIIAALVWALTNIGG